A genomic window from Xenorhabdus cabanillasii includes:
- a CDS encoding YmfQ family protein: MKQYSVADYTTALNGLLPTGMAWTRRPESAISKVIRALARSYHRSDQDAHLLLEGSFPATATIMLPEWEKSLGLPDDCAIGEIDSISLRQKSVVAKLLRTGGQSKAYFIGLAAELGFHITVTEFRQARAGMSACGDALNGGDWPFVWRISAPATTINYAVAGGSYCGDPLRSWGNKKLECQFQRISPSHTILQFGYSQ; encoded by the coding sequence ATGAAACAGTACAGTGTGGCGGATTATACCACGGCATTAAATGGCCTGTTACCCACCGGGATGGCGTGGACACGGCGGCCGGAGTCGGCTATCAGTAAGGTCATTCGGGCGCTTGCCCGGAGCTATCATCGCAGTGATCAGGATGCGCATTTATTACTGGAAGGCAGCTTCCCGGCAACCGCAACGATCATGTTACCAGAATGGGAAAAATCGCTGGGGTTGCCGGATGACTGTGCGATTGGGGAAATTGACAGTATTTCATTGCGGCAAAAATCCGTGGTCGCAAAGCTATTACGCACAGGCGGTCAGTCCAAAGCCTATTTTATTGGGCTGGCGGCAGAACTGGGATTTCACATTACTGTCACGGAATTCCGGCAGGCCAGAGCAGGTATGTCAGCGTGTGGTGATGCACTGAACGGTGGTGACTGGCCGTTTGTCTGGCGCATTAGTGCCCCGGCCACCACGATAAATTACGCGGTGGCCGGCGGCAGTTATTGCGGTGATCCGTTGCGTTCATGGGGCAATAAAAAACTCGAGTGCCAGTTTCAGCGGATAAGCCCGTCTCACACGATCCTTCAGTTCGGTTACAGCCAGTAG
- a CDS encoding ISKra4 family transposase, with translation MIQLAVVDKSGHHHTEKLFTIEKQSDAPNDLGLSLSESKLLLNTIQQSVIQKQAAEYLDEHRACPCCQRNRRIKGKQTIQYRTLFGIIPVEGFRVYRCACEKHSAQTASLLNHWCDSHTHPELRYIETRWASLMSYGLTANLLKDILPVGERCNASTVRNHLCQIAQRQEAELDGLPDFLPGDPREWEKLPKPGKPMTVGIDGGYVRNRDDRKHHFEIIVGKSFAANAPTKRFGFVQCLENHPRRKLIAQLSSQGMQANQQITFLSDGADNLRDLQFNLYPESQHVQDWFHITMRLTVLKQYARGVSKNTPELGAELLDALTSTKWYLWHGNVIKALEQPEDCAEMCDEDISHYDNKKSLSKHIDAMYTYIENNSMMIPNYGEMYRYGEPISSSFVESTINEVIAKRMVKKQQMQWSQQGAHYLLQTRTAVLNDDLKTQFEHWYPGIKLGDETEHSWTEKIAA, from the coding sequence ATAATCCAACTAGCGGTGGTCGATAAATCAGGCCATCATCATACGGAGAAACTATTCACGATAGAAAAACAGTCCGACGCCCCCAATGACCTTGGACTCTCCCTGTCTGAATCTAAATTACTTTTGAACACTATCCAGCAATCAGTGATCCAGAAACAGGCAGCTGAATATTTGGATGAACATCGTGCTTGTCCTTGCTGTCAACGAAATCGCCGGATAAAAGGCAAGCAAACCATCCAGTACCGAACCTTGTTTGGCATTATCCCGGTAGAGGGATTTCGGGTTTACCGGTGTGCGTGTGAGAAACATTCAGCCCAAACCGCTAGCTTGCTCAATCACTGGTGTGATTCGCATACTCACCCGGAACTCAGGTATATAGAAACCCGGTGGGCGTCACTGATGTCTTATGGATTGACCGCCAATCTGCTCAAAGATATTCTGCCGGTGGGGGAACGCTGTAATGCCTCCACAGTCAGAAATCATCTCTGTCAGATCGCCCAAAGACAAGAGGCCGAATTAGACGGATTGCCGGATTTTCTCCCTGGCGATCCCAGAGAATGGGAAAAATTACCCAAACCGGGAAAACCGATGACGGTGGGTATTGATGGAGGCTACGTCAGAAACCGGGACGACAGAAAACACCATTTTGAAATCATCGTCGGAAAATCATTCGCGGCTAATGCTCCAACCAAACGCTTTGGTTTTGTGCAATGTCTTGAAAATCACCCCAGAAGAAAACTCATCGCCCAGTTATCTTCACAAGGTATGCAGGCGAATCAACAAATTACTTTCTTATCGGATGGTGCCGATAATCTCAGGGATCTGCAATTTAACTTGTACCCCGAATCGCAGCACGTACAGGATTGGTTTCATATCACGATGCGTCTGACAGTACTCAAACAATATGCCAGAGGGGTATCGAAAAACACCCCTGAACTCGGTGCAGAATTATTGGACGCTTTAACCAGTACAAAATGGTATCTCTGGCATGGCAATGTGATTAAGGCATTAGAACAGCCAGAGGATTGTGCTGAGATGTGTGATGAGGACATCTCGCATTATGATAATAAGAAATCCTTATCAAAACATATCGATGCAATGTACACCTACATTGAAAATAACAGCATGATGATCCCGAATTATGGTGAAATGTACCGCTATGGTGAACCCATTTCCTCTTCATTTGTTGAATCGACGATCAATGAAGTGATTGCCAAACGGATGGTGAAAAAGCAGCAGATGCAATGGAGCCAGCAAGGTGCGCATTACTTACTCCAGACCCGCACAGCCGTACTTAATGATGATTTGAAAACCCAATTTGAGCATTGGTATCCGGGCATAAAATTAGGTGACGAAACGGAGCATTCTTGGACAGAAAAGATTGCTGCATAA
- a CDS encoding phage GP46 family protein, producing the protein MSDITSWWDVKNIHADWLVGHGDLVTGHDLQTAIIISLFTDRQARPDDDIDGTDRRGWWGDSRADYLIGSRLWLLHRQKLTTAVALAAEDYAREALQWMLDDGVAAAIDIRTQIVWPNRLNMIIRYQRPGRDNEDLRFFWVWERENAL; encoded by the coding sequence ATGAGTGATATTACTTCCTGGTGGGATGTCAAAAATATTCATGCGGACTGGCTGGTGGGGCACGGGGATTTAGTGACCGGGCATGATCTGCAAACCGCTATCATTATCAGTTTGTTTACGGACAGGCAGGCGCGGCCTGACGATGACATTGACGGTACTGACCGTCGCGGCTGGTGGGGTGACAGTCGTGCAGACTATCTCATTGGTTCCCGGCTGTGGTTGTTACACCGGCAGAAATTAACCACCGCCGTGGCGCTGGCGGCTGAGGATTATGCCCGTGAAGCACTGCAATGGATGCTGGACGATGGGGTGGCCGCCGCAATTGATATCCGCACACAAATTGTCTGGCCCAACCGGCTGAACATGATAATCCGTTATCAGCGTCCGGGGCGGGATAACGAGGATTTACGCTTTTTTTGGGTCTGGGAGCGAGAAAATGCCCTTTAA
- a CDS encoding helix-turn-helix domain-containing protein: MIEIKKDWHQADIIAALRKRGTTLAAVSREAGLSSSTLANVLNRPWPKGEWIIADYLGIHPSEIWPSRYFDPYSGELLERKIRAKPQE; encoded by the coding sequence ATGATTGAAATAAAGAAAGACTGGCATCAGGCCGACATTATCGCCGCATTACGTAAACGTGGTACAACCTTAGCGGCTGTTTCCCGTGAAGCGGGGCTGAGTTCTTCTACACTGGCAAACGTATTAAATCGTCCGTGGCCGAAAGGTGAATGGATCATTGCAGATTATCTTGGCATCCATCCCTCAGAGATCTGGCCCAGCCGTTATTTCGATCCTTATAGCGGAGAATTATTAGAAAGGAAAATCCGCGCTAAGCCACAGGAATAA
- the tssI gene encoding type VI secretion system tip protein TssI/VgrG has product MSIMNGLTAAKSGLRFTLQIAGLPESTFAIGEFSLQEGLSELFTLNLTLVQSLPENPFRPKPEIDLTTLLMQEAVLQVFNGATLQRKITGIVSHADWVGTDGNKTLYTVTVRPALWRLTLNQDSRIFHQQNVPAILNSLLKKHKVRADSKLYDPHQDREYVTQKRESDYGFFSRLAAEEGISFWFEDETLFFSDSHLGMTAGLPLLYQPQPETAHGTDTIYQVRLGVGMSPQRSFHKDFNPENPRYHLSHMQSSEGFRDFGSKTPYTVFESYGRFQKDAVAKPFLKYRHEALDNQKKTGSGNSNCIKLMPGKIFEIKSHPHAPLNARWQVVGISHHGRCPQALGDNSGEGTTLSNHFNFIDGLADWRPPFHYKPLADGDETAMVVGPEGEEIFVNKEGAIKVHFHWNRYDLPDDGASCWVRVAQGWNGNGFGFMAIPRIGQEVIISYLNGDIDRPIVTGCVYNGLNRPPLDLPAQKTRTTFKTKTHKGKGFNELRFEDAKDSEEIYLHGQKDLTAHIENDALWHIKHDQKQRIDNNRYHEILADDHHQVAGSRKITTEGDVSHRIAGSQHIQTGDATVIDSGQEIHLKSGGKVVLEAAAEITLKVGGSFLKVTPGGILSSMINVGQGSAGSGRGVSLQLPEGVAPLAQVGQLPMAEALPVTEFSAKPPCAILAQQGDHKKPWGTPLSW; this is encoded by the coding sequence ATGAGTATAATGAACGGGCTGACGGCGGCCAAAAGCGGATTACGCTTTACACTTCAGATAGCGGGACTGCCTGAATCCACCTTTGCCATAGGTGAGTTTTCCCTTCAGGAAGGGTTATCTGAACTGTTTACCCTCAACCTGACACTGGTTCAGTCCCTGCCTGAAAACCCTTTTCGGCCGAAGCCGGAAATCGATCTGACCACACTATTGATGCAGGAAGCAGTGTTGCAGGTGTTTAATGGCGCAACGCTGCAACGCAAAATCACCGGCATTGTTTCCCACGCTGACTGGGTGGGTACCGATGGCAATAAAACCCTTTATACCGTGACGGTTCGGCCTGCGCTCTGGCGTCTGACGCTCAATCAGGACAGCCGGATTTTCCATCAGCAAAATGTGCCTGCCATCCTGAATAGTCTGTTGAAAAAGCATAAAGTCCGTGCCGATTCGAAGCTCTACGATCCGCATCAGGACAGGGAATATGTGACCCAGAAACGGGAATCTGACTATGGGTTTTTCAGCCGTCTGGCGGCGGAAGAAGGGATCAGTTTCTGGTTTGAGGATGAAACGTTGTTTTTTAGTGACAGCCATCTGGGGATGACAGCAGGGCTTCCGCTGCTTTACCAGCCCCAGCCGGAAACCGCACACGGGACAGATACGATTTATCAGGTACGGCTGGGTGTGGGAATGAGTCCGCAACGCAGTTTTCATAAAGATTTTAACCCGGAGAACCCGCGTTATCACCTCTCCCATATGCAGAGCAGCGAAGGTTTCCGCGACTTTGGCAGCAAAACCCCCTATACCGTCTTTGAAAGTTACGGGCGTTTTCAGAAAGATGCCGTCGCCAAGCCGTTTCTCAAATACCGCCATGAAGCACTGGATAACCAGAAAAAAACCGGTAGCGGTAACAGTAACTGCATCAAACTGATGCCGGGCAAAATTTTCGAGATCAAAAGTCACCCGCACGCCCCGCTGAATGCCCGCTGGCAGGTGGTCGGTATCAGCCATCACGGGCGCTGCCCGCAGGCACTGGGCGATAACAGCGGGGAAGGCACCACGCTCAGCAACCATTTCAATTTTATCGATGGCCTTGCCGACTGGCGTCCGCCTTTCCACTACAAACCGCTGGCTGATGGCGATGAAACGGCGATGGTGGTCGGACCGGAAGGGGAAGAGATTTTCGTTAATAAAGAGGGCGCGATTAAAGTTCATTTTCACTGGAACCGTTATGACCTGCCCGATGATGGCGCGTCCTGTTGGGTTCGTGTCGCACAGGGCTGGAACGGCAACGGCTTCGGTTTTATGGCCATCCCGCGTATCGGTCAGGAAGTGATTATCTCTTACCTCAATGGGGATATTGACCGTCCGATAGTCACCGGCTGTGTTTACAACGGCCTTAACCGCCCACCGCTGGATTTACCGGCGCAGAAAACCCGTACCACCTTTAAAACCAAAACCCACAAGGGTAAGGGCTTTAACGAACTGCGCTTTGAAGATGCTAAAGACAGCGAGGAAATTTATCTCCACGGCCAGAAAGATTTGACCGCTCATATTGAAAACGATGCCCTCTGGCATATCAAACACGACCAGAAACAACGTATCGATAACAACCGTTATCACGAGATACTCGCCGATGACCATCATCAGGTGGCCGGTTCGCGCAAAATCACCACCGAAGGCGATGTGTCTCATCGGATTGCAGGCAGCCAGCATATCCAGACCGGCGATGCGACCGTGATTGACAGCGGGCAGGAAATCCACCTGAAAAGCGGTGGCAAAGTGGTACTGGAAGCGGCGGCAGAAATCACCCTGAAAGTGGGCGGCAGTTTTCTGAAAGTCACGCCGGGCGGTATTTTGTCTTCCATGATTAATGTCGGGCAGGGTTCCGCGGGCAGCGGGCGTGGAGTTTCACTGCAACTGCCGGAGGGCGTAGCGCCACTCGCACAAGTAGGGCAACTCCCGATGGCGGAAGCACTTCCTGTAACCGAATTTTCGGCTAAACCACCTTGTGCCATCCTCGCACAGCAAGGAGACCATAAAAAACCTTGGGGCACTCCGTTAAGCTGGTGA
- a CDS encoding cyanate transporter: protein MLKKKSNKSDVLILLSLILIGLNLRPSMAAIGPILSAIRADIPLSFTMVSLLTMLPVFSMGLAMFVGIRLGNKVGENRLIAYSLLLIAGATSYRYYAQDPVNLLFTAIIAGMGIALIQALVPKIIKSRFSHSIELFMGVYVTAIMGGAALAASASPYLAECSNNWRFALSIWGGLAILALVSWFIVKKYLGNSKKGFSNKSTFTFHKNPRAWLLGVFFGLGTSAYTCVLAWLPPYYFDLGWQNKESGFILAFLTSVEVVSGIVIPAIASRNKDRRIILIFLLSCIIVGFSGLIAQPEQYALLWASFLGLGIGGLFPMSLIVTIDHIEDPEQAGKLTAFVQGIGYMIAAMSPLVAGYIKDSSSSFTTAWLILAVIAGLMIFMVQRFKPTDYEIHFQKVTA, encoded by the coding sequence ATGTTGAAAAAAAAATCAAATAAAAGTGATGTATTGATACTTTTATCTCTTATCTTAATAGGCTTAAACCTAAGACCGTCTATGGCTGCAATTGGGCCAATACTGAGTGCAATAAGAGCAGACATACCCTTATCTTTTACTATGGTATCGTTGCTGACTATGTTACCTGTTTTCTCTATGGGCCTGGCTATGTTTGTCGGAATCCGTCTTGGAAATAAGGTGGGAGAGAATCGTTTAATTGCTTACTCGTTACTACTTATAGCAGGTGCAACAAGCTATCGTTACTACGCGCAAGATCCAGTTAATTTATTATTTACAGCGATTATTGCTGGAATGGGAATAGCATTAATTCAAGCTCTAGTACCAAAGATTATTAAAAGTAGATTCTCTCATTCCATTGAGCTCTTCATGGGTGTCTATGTGACTGCAATTATGGGAGGAGCAGCCTTGGCTGCTTCAGCATCACCATATCTGGCAGAATGCAGCAATAACTGGCGCTTTGCTCTGTCTATTTGGGGGGGGCTGGCTATTTTAGCTCTCGTCTCTTGGTTTATTGTCAAAAAATACCTTGGGAACTCCAAGAAAGGTTTTAGCAATAAATCAACTTTTACGTTTCATAAAAACCCAAGAGCTTGGTTATTGGGTGTATTCTTTGGTTTGGGTACCTCAGCTTATACTTGTGTTCTCGCTTGGTTACCACCGTATTATTTTGATCTTGGTTGGCAAAATAAAGAGTCTGGGTTTATTCTAGCCTTTTTGACCTCTGTAGAAGTAGTTTCAGGTATAGTCATTCCCGCCATTGCAAGTCGTAACAAGGACAGACGAATTATTTTAATCTTTTTATTATCATGTATTATCGTTGGTTTCAGCGGATTAATTGCACAACCAGAGCAATATGCGTTGTTGTGGGCAAGCTTCCTTGGTTTGGGAATTGGCGGCCTATTTCCTATGAGCTTAATTGTCACTATAGATCATATTGAAGATCCTGAGCAGGCAGGCAAATTGACAGCATTCGTGCAGGGCATCGGTTACATGATCGCTGCAATGTCTCCCCTAGTTGCAGGCTATATTAAAGACAGCTCCTCTAGCTTTACAACAGCATGGCTAATACTAGCTGTTATAGCAGGCTTGATGATATTTATGGTTCAAAGATTCAAGCCTACTGATTATGAAATTCATTTTCAAAAAGTCACAGCTTAA
- a CDS encoding LysR family transcriptional regulator yields the protein MDRKIALRQKLRKLDFQSLEVFYNLYIYRSVTEVSEILSLSQSTVSYSLNRLRTAFDDDLFVNLRSGMQPTNKSIVLIESIEDILRKISACGIEKKEFSPQNTETVFTIFSPEYFEMLIIPILFKKILQEELKIRFEVIRPENKVPFSMIYEQKIDFGIVVKQSHYPHNLCHQSILSDQLVAVFDGPSRTHQPLSIEELSKLKQIFPSPWLTNNCMVDNWLKKHDTQRSISIKANGYYSALRMLTSSEMMVMLPKKIYKKVVSQHMSLHTREVHQKLPGFELDMIWSPLSSNNPANIWLRKQIIKACQEVNAS from the coding sequence ATGGATAGAAAAATTGCTCTTCGACAAAAATTAAGAAAGTTGGACTTTCAGTCTTTAGAAGTCTTCTATAATTTATATATCTACCGAAGTGTTACTGAAGTATCAGAAATATTGTCTCTTAGTCAATCAACGGTTAGTTATAGTCTGAATCGTCTGCGCACAGCCTTTGACGATGATCTTTTTGTTAACTTAAGATCAGGAATGCAGCCAACTAATAAATCAATTGTTCTCATTGAAAGTATCGAAGATATACTCAGAAAAATTTCGGCGTGTGGCATCGAAAAAAAAGAATTTTCTCCTCAAAATACCGAGACGGTATTTACCATATTTTCACCTGAATACTTTGAAATGCTGATTATACCTATATTGTTCAAAAAAATCCTCCAAGAAGAATTAAAAATTAGGTTTGAAGTTATTCGCCCAGAAAACAAGGTACCATTTAGTATGATCTATGAACAAAAAATTGATTTTGGTATCGTCGTAAAGCAAAGTCACTACCCTCACAATCTCTGTCATCAATCCATACTTAGCGATCAGTTAGTTGCTGTATTTGATGGTCCGAGTAGAACTCACCAACCTCTATCCATTGAAGAGCTTTCTAAGTTAAAACAAATTTTTCCTTCACCTTGGTTAACTAACAATTGTATGGTCGATAACTGGTTGAAGAAACATGACACCCAGAGATCTATTTCTATAAAAGCAAACGGTTACTATTCAGCTCTGAGAATGCTAACCTCATCTGAAATGATGGTGATGCTGCCAAAAAAAATATACAAAAAGGTTGTGTCACAGCATATGTCTCTGCATACTCGTGAAGTTCACCAAAAATTGCCGGGGTTTGAATTAGATATGATTTGGAGTCCATTGTCCTCAAATAACCCGGCAAATATCTGGTTAAGAAAACAAATTATCAAAGCTTGTCAAGAAGTGAATGCTTCTTAA
- a CDS encoding phage baseplate assembly protein: MKKNDELSLVIGGKAIYGWDSVRVTRGIERLPSDFELMLMDYYPGSDEKQQVEAGQPCQVLLGNDPVMTGYIDIWHSSINKSIHQIRVTGRGKCQDLVDCSAKWPQNVISRATPLQIARKLAQWYGIEVTSDVTGMKSVPQFTLNWGESSQEVIDRITRWSALLYYDTPDGNLFLTRVSDKVAASGVAQGKNIEQADYQSAMNERFSEYTGLSMNVSGLSELSAGQGYQAVKIAEARDPEAAKMRYRNYVTIIESTLHTRGRQQEAIDWEMNRRYGRSKVLKVLVDSWRDVSGTLWTPNTLIPIHLPVFGLASEQWLLSEVSYVRNKDEGTRAELTLMPPAAFAVQPFEFYTSIMELRDYGR; encoded by the coding sequence ATGAAAAAAAACGATGAATTGTCATTAGTGATTGGCGGTAAGGCCATTTACGGCTGGGACAGTGTGCGTGTAACACGTGGCATTGAACGGTTGCCGTCCGATTTTGAACTGATGCTGATGGACTATTACCCCGGCAGCGATGAGAAACAACAGGTGGAAGCGGGCCAGCCCTGTCAGGTGCTGCTGGGAAACGATCCGGTGATGACGGGATATATCGATATCTGGCATTCATCCATTAACAAAAGTATTCACCAGATACGGGTCACCGGCCGCGGTAAATGTCAGGATTTGGTTGATTGTTCAGCGAAATGGCCGCAGAACGTGATTAGCCGGGCCACACCGTTGCAGATTGCCCGGAAACTGGCGCAGTGGTACGGCATTGAGGTGACTTCCGATGTGACCGGTATGAAGTCTGTACCACAGTTTACCCTGAACTGGGGTGAATCTTCACAGGAAGTGATTGACCGTATTACCCGCTGGTCGGCTCTGCTGTATTACGACACCCCGGACGGCAATTTATTTTTGACCCGCGTCAGTGACAAGGTAGCCGCCAGTGGGGTGGCACAGGGGAAAAACATTGAACAGGCAGATTACCAGTCCGCCATGAATGAGCGCTTCTCAGAATATACTGGCCTGTCAATGAATGTCAGTGGCTTAAGTGAGTTATCCGCCGGGCAGGGTTATCAGGCAGTCAAAATTGCGGAAGCCAGAGATCCGGAAGCCGCTAAAATGCGCTACCGCAATTATGTCACCATTATCGAAAGTACCCTGCATACCCGGGGGCGTCAGCAAGAGGCGATTGACTGGGAAATGAACCGCCGTTACGGACGCTCTAAGGTGCTCAAGGTGTTGGTTGACAGCTGGCGGGATGTCAGCGGCACCTTATGGACACCCAATACCCTGATACCGATCCATTTACCCGTGTTCGGTCTGGCGTCTGAGCAATGGCTGTTATCAGAAGTATCCTATGTCCGCAATAAAGACGAGGGCACACGGGCGGAACTCACGTTAATGCCGCCGGCCGCGTTCGCGGTGCAGCCCTTTGAATTCTATACCTCAATAATGGAGCTTCGTGATTATGGACGTTAA
- a CDS encoding recombinase family protein produces the protein MHYAYIRVSSVDQHVDRQKEALSASGIKIDKIYIEQASAKNINRPQFQDMLQQVRTGDTIVVHSLDRLCRIKRERYQVKAGLL, from the coding sequence ATGCATTATGCCTACATTCGGGTCAGTTCGGTTGACCAGCATGTTGATCGCCAGAAAGAGGCACTGTCTGCGTCCGGTATTAAAATTGACAAAATCTATATCGAACAGGCCAGTGCGAAAAACATCAACCGGCCACAGTTTCAGGATATGCTTCAACAGGTCAGAACCGGCGACACGATAGTTGTTCACTCCCTCGATCGGTTATGCCGCATTAAGAGAGAAAGGTATCAAGTTAAAGCTGGCCTGCTATAA
- a CDS encoding phage baseplate assembly protein domain-containing protein: MDVKNLYRRAMMMLGLGRVTSCHDKGVIQQVQYQTAMEVRDNTHRMAEFGFSSGLPADTDVVLAFLGGDRSNAVVIGSNHQQYRYTGLNAGEVVVYNQWGLHILLTASGITVEAKGQPVTVNNASKVTVNASTEVLLNTPVLKVTGDVIDNCNANTTTLKQLREAYNRHTHPVSGVKSGGATVTSQITGETVK, from the coding sequence ATGGACGTTAAAAACTTATACCGGCGCGCCATGATGATGCTCGGTTTGGGCCGGGTAACTTCCTGTCATGATAAAGGGGTTATTCAGCAGGTGCAGTATCAAACAGCGATGGAAGTCCGGGACAACACCCATCGGATGGCTGAGTTTGGGTTTTCTTCCGGGTTACCCGCCGACACCGATGTTGTACTGGCGTTTTTGGGCGGTGACCGCTCTAACGCGGTGGTGATTGGCAGCAACCATCAACAGTACCGGTACACAGGGCTGAATGCCGGGGAAGTGGTGGTGTATAACCAGTGGGGGCTGCATATTCTGCTGACCGCATCGGGGATCACCGTCGAAGCAAAAGGGCAACCGGTCACCGTAAATAATGCGTCAAAAGTGACCGTCAATGCGTCCACCGAGGTGCTATTGAATACGCCGGTGTTGAAAGTGACCGGTGATGTTATTGACAACTGCAATGCTAATACCACGACCCTGAAACAGTTGCGTGAGGCCTACAACCGTCACACCCATCCGGTATCCGGTGTGAAATCGGGCGGTGCAACGGTCACCAGTCAGATAACAGGAGAAACCGTCAAATGA
- a CDS encoding baseplate J/gp47 family protein has protein sequence MPFKRKTLTELRAQNRRYLQSELQQTGPLLRFSNMGVLADMDAGMAHLHYGYLDYIARQTTPFTATDEWLSGWAALKKIFRKPATGAHCTQYQFTGVAGAIIPAGTRLNRGDGYQYQTLTETHINTDGRGDARLTARLPEATEDDSGGGAAGNAPSGTVLTLDQSLAGVDVEGTAIAPITGGADIENEADFRSRMLLAYQGTPQGGASDDYKQWALSVPGITRVWVRPRAAGAGTVGVYIMCDNNAQDGFPVGADGVSSHEPYAVHAAGDQLRVANTLYTLQPVTALVWVLSPIKYRLDFTLHGLSHISTDVTARINEAIDNVLFENGNPDGSGRILISALQYTIADVPGTAGFVITSPTDNITLPVGHLPVRGEVKYT, from the coding sequence ATGCCCTTTAAACGAAAAACACTCACTGAACTCCGGGCGCAGAACCGCCGTTACTTACAGTCAGAATTACAGCAAACCGGCCCGTTATTGCGCTTTTCCAATATGGGCGTACTGGCTGATATGGACGCCGGTATGGCGCACCTGCATTACGGTTACCTTGACTATATCGCCCGGCAAACCACCCCGTTTACTGCCACCGATGAATGGTTATCCGGCTGGGCGGCGTTAAAGAAGATTTTTCGCAAACCCGCGACGGGCGCGCACTGTACACAGTATCAGTTTACAGGGGTGGCGGGCGCGATTATCCCTGCCGGGACAAGACTAAACCGGGGAGATGGGTATCAGTACCAGACACTGACTGAGACTCACATTAATACTGACGGGCGGGGCGATGCCCGGCTGACAGCTCGCTTGCCGGAAGCCACAGAAGATGATTCGGGAGGCGGGGCAGCCGGCAATGCGCCATCGGGTACGGTATTAACACTGGATCAGAGTCTGGCGGGCGTGGATGTTGAAGGGACAGCGATTGCACCCATTACCGGCGGGGCGGATATTGAGAACGAAGCGGATTTTCGTTCCCGTATGCTGCTGGCCTATCAGGGCACACCCCAGGGCGGCGCCAGTGACGATTATAAGCAATGGGCGCTATCCGTGCCGGGCATCACCCGGGTCTGGGTCAGACCCAGAGCAGCAGGGGCTGGTACAGTGGGGGTTTATATTATGTGTGATAACAATGCGCAGGACGGTTTTCCTGTCGGTGCAGATGGCGTATCTTCCCATGAACCGTATGCCGTCCATGCCGCCGGGGATCAGCTGCGTGTGGCCAACACCCTGTATACCTTACAACCGGTCACGGCTTTAGTCTGGGTGTTATCGCCGATAAAGTACCGGCTGGATTTTACCCTCCACGGCCTTTCTCATATCAGCACTGATGTGACGGCGCGTATTAATGAGGCAATTGATAACGTGCTGTTTGAAAACGGTAACCCGGATGGTTCAGGGCGTATCTTAATTTCAGCACTGCAATATACCATTGCGGATGTGCCGGGCACAGCAGGATTTGTGATCACCTCACCGACAGACAATATTACCTTACCGGTTGGTCATTTGCCGGTAAGGGGGGAGGTGAAATACACATGA
- a CDS encoding plasmid pRiA4b ORF-3 family protein: MKAYIVKVALRGVSPMVWRRFRLSGETSLAAFHYIIQIAQGWQDDHLHQFRIYGKNYGISYSGGIAFSDNPYKITLDDFEFDAGDRFTYEYNFFENWLHDIRIETILDNANLKFPFCLAGNRMPGATLADECEKTLALLEAIVNADETATIGDIRPLIDELDAVRFNRKKVNRQLSRLNLDSPELEPIVIGL; this comes from the coding sequence ATGAAAGCCTATATCGTTAAAGTGGCTCTTCGCGGTGTCAGCCCTATGGTCTGGCGCCGATTTCGGCTATCAGGCGAGACTTCTTTAGCGGCTTTTCACTATATCATTCAGATCGCGCAGGGATGGCAGGATGATCACCTGCATCAATTCCGTATTTATGGTAAAAATTACGGCATTTCCTATTCTGGCGGAATTGCTTTTTCTGATAACCCTTACAAAATCACGCTCGATGACTTTGAGTTTGATGCCGGAGATCGATTTACTTACGAATACAACTTTTTCGAGAACTGGCTTCACGATATCCGTATTGAGACCATTCTTGACAATGCTAACCTGAAATTTCCCTTTTGTTTGGCCGGAAATAGAATGCCGGGGGCAACGTTAGCTGATGAATGTGAGAAAACACTGGCGTTACTGGAAGCCATCGTTAATGCCGATGAAACAGCAACGATCGGAGATATCCGTCCATTAATTGATGAACTTGATGCCGTCAGATTTAACCGCAAAAAGGTTAACCGCCAATTGAGTCGGCTCAACCTTGATTCACCGGAACTGGAACCTATTGTGATAGGGCTGTAG